The DNA sequence GGCAAGACGTTCTCTTGGCAGACAAATATGGTCAAACAtatgagaacacacacaggagaaaaacccttTACTTGTTCGGTTTGTGGTAAAGCATTTGCTCGAAAAGATCACGTGAAATCTCACATGAAAACACATACAGGAGAAAAATCATCTTGTTGCTCAATTTGTGGGAAAACATTCTCTCAAAAGACCCACATGTTTGCGCACATGCGAAtacacacgggagaaaaaccttttagTTGTTCAGTTTGTGGGAAAACATTCTCCCAGAATTCAGACATGGTAAAACACATGGTCGTacacagtaaggaaaaaaacttttgttgcGCAACATGTGGCAAAACATTCTCTCGCAGGTTAGTCCTGCGACTTCACATGAGAacgcacactggagaaaaacctgtCAGTTGCTCAATTTGCGGTAAAACATTCAGTCAAAATTCACAAATGGTGAAACACATGCGAACGCACACAGGCGAAAAACCCTTTAGTTGCTCAATTTGTGGTAAAAGCTTCTCTCGAAAGGACCATATGTTGTCGCACGTGATAACACattcaaatgtaaaacctttttgTTGCTCAATTTGTGGTAAAACGTTCCATGGGAAATCAAATATGTTGAAACACATGAAAAGACACACGACAGAAAACCGTTTTTCCTGCTCTACTTGTGGTAAAACATTCTCTTGTCGAAACAACCTAGTAacacacatgagaacacacactggagagaaacccttTTGTTGTTCGGTTTGTGGTAAAGCATTCGCTTGTAAAAAATACCGAACGGTACACATGGCAAGACACACAGCAGAAAAAGCCTTCAGTTGCTCAACTTGCGGTAAAACTTACTTTCATAAATCAAGCCTAGAGTTACACATGAGAACACATACAGGAGAGAAACTGTTTTCTTGCACAGTTTGTAGCAAAGCTTTCTCTCAAAAACCAAATTTGGTACTGCACATGAGAAtacacacgggagaaaaaccaTTTAGTTGCCCTCTGTGCGATAAAGCATTCGCTCGAAAGAAGAACATGAGGTCACACATGAGGAAACACACCGGAGAAAAGCCTTACAGTTGCTTAACTTGCGGAACAACATTTGCTTATAATACAAGCTTGGTAAGACACATGAGAAcgcacacaggagaaaaacccttTAGTTGTTCCTTGTGTGATAAAAAATATTCTCGAAAGCCAGACTTGATGTCACACATGCGCAAACACGCAGGTGAAAACCTCGCATTTTGACGGCACACGTTGTCGGGTCGatttctgaaaacggttggcataCATCTCACCGGAATCGCGTGAAAAGTGGAAAGCAATCAATTATGATGGCAAATTAAAAAACAGCCTATTCATGTATAGTAGATtagatatttaaaatattagtgCTGAGTTTTGATATATGCAAATATGCACAAATATCAAAATGACGCACTGTACTTACATTTTTCTTGTAATGTGTCATTCTGTAAATGTTCTGTTACTGCatgaatgtactttttttttttttaaattagtctaGGCTAGCTATATATACatgttaaataaatcaaaatgggggaaaaaacatgcaaatgtttTGTCACTCGGAACTAGTCAAAgacagaaaatatttaaaaaatgtcaagaaagTGGTAGTGttggtttgtgtttgttttgtttgttcctTACAAAATATCCATAATGTTCCTGAGAGGCGATGATCGTGGTCAGCATCTCTATGCATCCATCATCATCAAGTGAAGAAAATATGGCAAACTGTTTCCAGTGACTGGACATTCCTCCAATATTGCTGGGCGGCTAGACATTTTTCACTTAAATGTGTACttacttttgttgccagcaaaggctgtgtgttaaaaaaaatttttttagggcAATTTACACTATAATGCAAAAATGTTAATTCTGCATTTTATTCCATGCACATTCCAAAATGGAATATGAGCCCCTGGATTGCAGTGGTGTAAGCCtacatgacttcacaagttcaCGTGTTCATCCTTTGTTCTTTGTCATTTCTTGATCGTTTTCGTTACAAAATGCACGTTTTGTTtagtctctctcttttttttgcggGGGCATTATTTAGTTGTGAAATTACTTTTAAATACGccgtttttttattcattagtaATGAAAGtcgagaataataataaaataatgtccatCCATGGATAGGTCTATATGCCCATTCATGAAATGTCACCTATTTTTAACCAATCACAGTAATGTACAGCGTAAACAACTGAAAATGTTTGAATGGTGTGACCTTgtgttattgaaatgaatacattttctggacaaatcgacaaaaaaaaagtatgtcatCTCTTGAAGTGCTTTAAATGCCGCCGCACGAGAGCAGCCGTGAGTTAACGTGGATGCTCTACTGCCATAAAACCACcatcgaagaagaaaaaggcgcGGTTTCACGGCTGCACAAAATGGCGTAGAAATACGACGACCAGCTGAAATCCAGTAGAAAACAACATGGGGAAGTAGGAATAATTGGTGCGTGAGCGACTCACAAAATTTTGGAAATGTTCAACAGGAAAATGGCGTCGTGCGAGCCACAAGGAAAACAACTGGAAGCTGTTGCCGTGAGTCACGTGTCTACTTGTTTCTTCGTTTCACATTTCAACTAACGAGAGTCACGTAcatggcaaaataaataacagcaaTACAATTACGGTCATTTACTTTTGAGTTATGTTGGTTATGAAGGGAAAAGAAACTCGACTGTGTCTGACTCGGTCACTCGGTTCTGAGGCTGCCCACCATTTTGTCTGAAAGAGTCATTCTCCATCACCAAATCACAATGTTGTTTTGTTAGGGAAATTGTCAACTGTATGGCAGTATAGTAACATAATAACAGACTTGTCTGTGTCCTGCAGATGTCCAGCAGCTGATTGGTGGTATGGAAGAACTTCCCCCTCAGCCGCATGGGGTGAGCTCCAATTTAGAGCGAGAGGATCTACAGCATAGCCATGTTAAGGAGGAAGAAGACGATCGACATTCCTTTCATGTGAAAGCGGAAGAAGAGGATCCACAGTCTCCCAGGCCTCATatgaaggaggaagaggaggcggcTGACATCGGCTTGTTGCCACTGCTTGTTGTCTCTGTGAAAAGAGAAGTCGACCATAAAGAAACACCCGAAGGGTCACAGCCTCATCCTCGCAGTCCAAATGATGGAGGACCACCACCAGACGACATCTTAGCCCCACTGTCAGACAACAACATGGAACAACCTTCGAGGAACAGTGCAGACTGTGAAGGTGATGACAAACAGTCAACACGCTCTGCGGCAGAGACCAATCTTGGCAATAATGAAACTTCACAAATCTTCGAAAGCCttgctaaaaaacaacaaactatcGCGAAGATGAGAACACACGCTGAAGAAAAATCCTTTTGTTGCTCATTTTGTGGTCGACTATTTTCTCGCAAGTCGCTCCTGGTAAAACACGTGacaacacacactggagaaagaCCTGCTAGTTGCTCAACTTGCGGCAAAACATTCTCTCATCAGACCAACATGGCAaaacacatgagaacacacacaggagaaaaacccttTCGCTGCACAATTTGTGAGAAAACATTCTCTCGGAAGGAGAGTGTGTCAAtgcacatgagaacacacactggagaaaggCCCTTTAGTTGCGCAATTTGTGGCAAAACATTCTCTCAAAGGGGCCATATGACATCCCACATGACAATACATACAGGTGAAAAACCTTTTtgctgctcagtttgtgggaaAACTTTCTCCCAGAAGTCAGACGTGGCGAAACACATGATAAAACACATTCCAGACAAAAACTTTAGTTGCACAACTTGTGGTAAAGCATTCTCTTGTCAAAAATACCTAGCAATgcacatgaaaacacacacaggagaaagACCCTTCAGTTGTTCTACTTGTGATAAAACATTctccaaaaaagaaaacgtggtcaaacacatgagaacacacaccgGAGAAAAACTATTTGGTTGCGTCGTCTGTGGTAAAAAATTCTCCCGAAAGGAGCATCTGTCATCGCACATGACGCGACATACGGATGTAAAACCTTTTTCTTGCTCtgtttgtgggaaaaaattcccTCAAAATTCATACATGGTGaaacacatgagaacacacactggagaaagaAACTTTTGTTGCCCTACTTGTGGTAAAACTTTCTCTCTTGAAACACCCCTTGTAATACACATGAGAACGCACACTGGAGACAAACCTTTTATTTGCTCAACATGCGGTAAAACTTTCTCCCGGAAGCAACATCTGGAATCGCACATGAGAatacacacaggagaaaaacccttCAGTTGCTCAACTTGCAAAAAATGTTTCTCTCACGACTCAAGCCTATTATTACACATGAAAATACACGCAGAAAAGGCCTTTTGTTGTTCAATTTGTACTAAATCATTCTCTCAAAGGCCAACTTTGGTCAGACACATGCGAACACACACCGGAGAAAAACCTTACAGTTGCTTAGTGTGCGATAAAACATTCTCTCGAAAGACAAATATGGTAAAACACACGAGACTGCACACAGCAGGAATCCTCACACTTTGATGGCACTGTAGGGGCGCAGTGTGATGCCAGGGGTTACctcagggaactttttttttttttttgccatacgacaataaagtgtaattacacATCCAATACACTAGGTGGCAGttgcgctctcattgtcagcgTGTGCAATGAGTATTTGCTTTTATGCACTTACAACagttttatagacaaattaCACTATAGTCGCagcagtaatttttttttttgggggggggggcagatattttcttcctccttgaggtgtaaaaaaataattgagaagtgCTGctctaagtttaaaaaaatatatatatatatattgtataatactgtatttccactacaacttttttttttcacaagaccTCTGATATTTCTTGTAATGTGTCATTCTTTAACTAACTCCATGAAAGTATATTAGAATACCAATATAGTCCCAAGACATATAAATCAacactgtaataaaaaataaaaacaagtcagCAGTAAATGTTTTGTCACTTGAaccttttcaaaaaaagaaaattaaaaatatcaagACAATATTAGTGTTGTTCGGAGTCTTTCTGATATTTTGTGTAAAGTATCCAGAATGTCCCGGCAGGTGAAGATAGGGGTTGGCAACTCTTAAATAGTTTGtccttcattttgtttgttctcaaagagaaagaaagatcCATGCAGGTTTTGGAGCAACATAAGGAGCCGCCCTTATTTCAACAAGACAATCCCAACTAAGCCACTTTCTGCAGGTTACAACAGCGTGGCTTCAAGCAAAAAACGTGACAGTACTCGACTGATGTGCCAACTCCAGACCTGTCTGTCTTCCATTGAAAATATGTGGCGCATTATGTAGTGCAAAATGCTACAATGGAGAGGCAGCGTGGTTAAGATGACAGCAATGCGTCGCTGTGAATGCTCATTTGCCGTAAAACCGCCATCGCAGGCTGAAGTTGGCGTCACTTTACGGCATGGAGTGCTTCCTTTACGGCGACCCAAAAGTAGAGATAAGAGAAACGACGGCGACGACAAGGTGAAAGTCATTGGGGGAAATGAATATGAAAAAGTTGAAATAGATGGTGTGGTCGAGACTTTGAGCACATTTTAACTGTTCAACCGAAAAATGGCGTCATGCGAGCCACAACGAAAACAACCGGAAACTGATCGCAAGGATCACATCGAGTTGCACATTCAAGGTTTGTCTAGGAACTAATTACAATGAAGAGGCGGATTTGCAGTCATATTTAGTAGCGTTAAGTAAAACGTTTCAAAGACGTCCTgccacttttttaaataataataacttaagATCTGCAGTCTTGACTCTCTCAATCCACGTTGTTGACTTCGTGAACTCCACATAAACgcaatgtatgtatgtatttatttaatttttaacatttttgcacGGTTTAAAACAATTGCATGAACTGTCAGCTAATATGACCGAAGCATACTGTAgatggaaaaagaaaatagagaTAAAGCAACTTGGAACTAAcagctaacaaacaaacaactgtctggttgaaaatgtgtttactgTATGACAGGATTGACAGTAAGGTGACTGACTTGCGTGTATCCTGCAGATGTCCAGCAGCTAGTTGGTCGCCAAGAAGAAATCCTCCCTCGGCTGCAGAGGGAGAACTCCAATTTGAAGCAAGAGGACCCAAAGCCACCTTGTGTCAAAGCGGAAAAAGATGATCTTCAGTGTCACCGtgttaaagaggaagaggaggaagaagaggctgACATCAGCATGTTGCCGGTGCTTGTTGTCTCTGTGAAAGGCGCAGACGATGACGACGAACCACCTGAATGTTCTCAGCTACATGAACACAGTCCTAGCGAAGACCACTTTGGAGAACCACCACCACACGACCTCTTAGCTCCGTTGTCAGACAGCGACGACACAGAAGAACCTTTGAGGAGCGACGCAGACTGCGAAGGTGACAGCGGACAGTTCAAATGCTCCGAAAAGGAGACTGGAAATAAGGAAACGGAAaaacacacaggagaaaaactttttgtttgttcaactTGTGGTAAAACCTTCCTTCGAAAAAGCAACATGAGAGCACATATGAGAATACATACAGGAGATCGACGCTTttgttgctcagtttgtggtaaaacgTTCTATCAAAAGGAGAGCGTGACACAGCACATGCGAACGCATactggagaaaaaccctttTGTTGCTCAATTTGTTGCAATACTTTCTCTCAAAAGCGAACTTTGGAAGcgcacatgagaacacacactggagagaaaccattTAGTTGCCCGTTGTGTGACAAAACATTCTGTACCAAGTCACATGTGGCGaaacacatgagaacacacacgggagaaaaacccATTTGTTGTTTAGCTTGTGGTAAAACCTTCTCCCAAAAGGTAAACATGTTAAGACACATGAGAATACACACGGGTGAAAAACCCATTTGTTGTTCAATTTGTGGTCAAACATTCTCTCAAAAGGCAAACATGGTAAGACACATGAGAAAACACACGGGGGAGAAACCCTACAATTGCTCAACTTGTGGTAAAGGATTCTCTCGAAAGGAAGACACAGCAAGACACATGAAAATACACACCAAAGGAAAAACCCTTTAAATCCTTTTGCGCAGTTTGGGGGAGTTGCCAactgtttgtcaactgtgggcctgTGAAATAATTTGAGATTACTTTGTGATTCAAGGCTATCGAAATAAACTTGATTTGATGTGAGTGGCTTATTTTGTGGTCAAACATCCTCTCCAAAGACACAAACGTTTGCCAGTGTTTCGTTTGTGTCAGAAGCATAAAATGCCATCAATTTGTTCCGTTGATTACTACGTTATTTGCCGGGTTAAAAAAGAACTTTTCAAATGTAATAATGATCCTATTTTACATAATTACACAAATATCACTTTTATGTCACTTTTTGGCTCTCTTtgtagtgtttgtttgtttaacttAATGGTTAGaacttttaaatatttgtttatgggAGGAAATTAAACATATCCAGTCCACTTTTTTATATGTGGAAAATTGATATATGATGTTGATTTTTAGCTTCTTTCAAGACTATCAACAAAATACAACATGCAAACATGATGATGAGCTACCAAAAACTGCACGACTGCGCTTTTGTTTCATTAGCGTGAAGCCAGCTGCAAAATATAATACAGCTCAGATTGGATTGAATgttaaaacaaatgcaaaatgtgGTACGGTATACTTGTTATATTCATGCCAGAGCAATTGatcaaaaacttttattttactaatattatttttatattccaATTTGCATTAACATTACACGTGTTTGTTGGTATGATCATGGGGGCGTTGGGGGAGGGGTGGgttatctttttattgtacgatggatgttttaattattCAGCACCTATGCCGCATTTTAATGTAcaaaaggtgctatataaataaagtttgtttgtttgattgattaTATTTCTACTCTGCCGTCCTTTTGACGCGTATTCAAAACCGCCACAAGGTGGCAGACGTACGACGCGATAGATGCTCACCTGCCGTAAAACCACCATCGAAGAAGACAAAGGCGGAACCTGGCATGTCTTCCCTACGACATATAAACAAAAAGACTACGGtgaccatgtaaaaaaaaaaaatccattaaggGGGAAAACTCAACAatgttgaaaagaaaatgaaattggTCTGGCAGCGACTTCTAACATATTTTGACTGTTTGCCAAAACGATGGCGTCGTACAAGGAGAACGAGCGACAAGGAAAACGGAAAGCTGTTGACGAGAATAACTTCGTGTTGTACGTTCAAGGTCTGTGCACTAGTCCACTGAATTCTACTTCATTTTCTTAGTATGAAGTATGACATAAATGAAtgatttaaattgtaaaataacagcAATACAATCCAAAATAAAAGACACGATTGTATGGTGAGGATCAGGTTTGCTTGGTCCTTAGATAAAGCCGATAACAAAATGTACAGTTAGCGTAATCCTAATCAATTTAAgtaccacaatttcaaagtaatataaattaattaatttcggtaatgaagacaaaacaaaCGGAATAACCAACGTACGtatatttgtcttttgtttaaTTGAATGTAGCCAACAAGACGGCTTCACATCTCTTGAAGTTAGTCGTGTAGTATGGCAGTTCACACAacattttttgcaaaacaatattttaaaggactgcaaacaaaagtgcaattggcaatatattttattgttcattgtCTCTTTTCATTGTCAGTAAAATTGGCACTTGCAAAATATGCCATATTTCCTTATGTGTAACTGTAACAGttgctttttttgtatctttACATCCACCATTTGCCTTTTTGTTGGAGTAACAAAACTGACTTGTGACTTTTGTCTTGCAGATGTCGAGCAGGCGATTGGTTGTCAGGAAGAGCTTCTCCCTGAGCTGCAGGAGGTGAGCCCCAGTTTGATGCACGACGATCTACAGTCCACCCACGTGAAAGGGGAGGATGGAGATCCACAGCACCGGCATGTCAAAGACAAAGACGATCTATGGTTCCCATATGTTAAAGTGGAAACAGAGGATCTGCTGCACCTTCATataaaagaggaagaggagggtccACAGTCCCCAGTcatgaaggaggaagaggaggaggctgaCATCAGCAAACTGCCTCTGACTGTTGTTTTAgtgaagagtgaagatgaagaCGACAAAGAATTTGAGAGGTCGCAGTTTCATCATGACAGCCCAAGTTTAGACCGCTGTGGAGGACCAGCACCAGATGACCTCTTAGCTCCACTATCAGACTGCAACGACATGGAAGAACCTTTGAGGAGCGACACAGACTGTGAAGGTGATGACAAACGACTGAATTGCTTTGAAAACGAGACAACTCTTGGCAACATGGAAACttcacaaatattaaaaaaatgtttaaccagCTCAGTTTGTGTCGAAAAACAACATAGTGTCGGACACACAGGCGAAAAACCCTTTAGCTGCTCAGTTTGCGGTGCAACATTGTCTCGAAAAAGAAGTCTGGAAAAACACATGCGAAAACACACGGGAGGAAAACCCTTTAGTTGCTCAACATGTGGGAAAACATTCTCACATAAGGAAACCATGGTAACACACATGAGatcacacactggagaaaaccCATTTCGTTGCTCAGTATGTGGTAAAGCATTCTCTCGAAAGGAGCACGTGGAACtacacatgagaacacacactggagaaaaaccctttTGTTGTTCTATTTGTAATAAAAGATTCACACTAAAGCCCAACATGGAAaaacacatgagaacacacacgggg is a window from the Vanacampus margaritifer isolate UIUO_Vmar chromosome 3, RoL_Vmar_1.0, whole genome shotgun sequence genome containing:
- the LOC144048524 gene encoding uncharacterized protein LOC144048524 isoform X1: MVSCEPQGKQLEAVGESHIELNIQDNQQLIVHQEERRPQLLGGSSSLEQDDPQTSHVNEEKDDRQSFHMKEEEEETNISMLPLPGVTVKSEDDDKERAEWSQRHHRSPSGDHRGRPPAGDLLAPLSDSSSDTEEPSRSDTDSEGDDEKWECSEEETSLSDDETSEMFQNILATAVCVKSLAGKRQRTVTCSTCGKTFSWQTNMVKHMRTHTGEKPFTCSVCGKAFARKDHVKSHMKTHTGEKSSCCSICGKTFSQKTHMFAHMRIHTGEKPFSCSVCGKTFSQNSDMVKHMVVHSKEKNFCCATCGKTFSRRLVLRLHMRTHTGEKPVSCSICGKTFSQNSQMVKHMRTHTGEKPFSCSICGKSFSRKDHMLSHVITHSNVKPFCCSICGKTFHGKSNMLKHMKRHTTENRFSCSTCGKTFSCRNNLVTHMRTHTGEKPFCCSVCGKAFACKKYRTVHMARHTAEKAFSCSTCGKTYFHKSSLELHMRTHTGEKLFSCTVCSKAFSQKPNLVLHMRIHTGEKPFSCPLCDKAFARKKNMRSHMRKHTGEKPYSCLTCGTTFAYNTSLVRHMRTHTGEKPFSCSLCDKKYSRKPDLMSHMRKHAGENLAF
- the LOC144048524 gene encoding uncharacterized protein LOC144048524 isoform X2 is translated as MEELPPQPHGVSSNLEREDLQHSHVKEEEDDRHSFHVKAEEEDPQSPRPHMKEEEEAADIGLLPLLVVSVKREVDHKETPEGSQPHPRSPNDGGPPPDDILAPLSDNNMEQPSRNSADCEGDDKQSTRSAAETNLGNNETSQIFESLAKKQQTIAKMRTHAEEKSFCCSFCGRLFSRKSLLVKHVTTHTGERPASCSTCGKTFSHQTNMAKHMRTHTGEKPFRCTICEKTFSRKESVSMHMRTHTGERPFSCAICGKTFSQRGHMTSHMTIHTGEKPFCCSVCGKTFSQKSDVAKHMIKHIPDKNFSCTTCGKAFSCQKYLAMHMKTHTGERPFSCSTCDKTFSKKENVVKHMRTHTGEKLFGCVVCGKKFSRKEHLSSHMTRHTDVKPFSCSVCGKKFPQNSYMVKHMRTHTGERNFCCPTCGKTFSLETPLVIHMRTHTGDKPFICSTCGKTFSRKQHLESHMRIHTGEKPFSCSTCKKCFSHDSSLLLHMKIHAEKAFCCSICTKSFSQRPTLVRHMRTHTGEKPYSCLVCDKTFSRKTNMVKHTRLHTAGILTL
- the LOC144048574 gene encoding uncharacterized protein LOC144048574; translation: MASCEPQRKQPETDRKDHIELHIQDVQQLVGRQEEILPRLQRENSNLKQEDPKPPCVKAEKDDLQCHRVKEEEEEEEADISMLPVLVVSVKGADDDDEPPECSQLHEHSPSEDHFGEPPPHDLLAPLSDSDDTEEPLRSDADCEGDSGQFKCSEKETGNKETEKHTGEKLFVCSTCGKTFLRKSNMRAHMRIHTGDRRFCCSVCGKTFYQKESVTQHMRTHTGEKPFCCSICCNTFSQKRTLEAHMRTHTGEKPFSCPLCDKTFCTKSHVAKHMRTHTGEKPICCLACGKTFSQKVNMLRHMRIHTGEKPICCSICGQTFSQKANMVRHMRKHTGEKPYNCSTCGKGFSRKEDTARHMKIHTKGKTL
- the LOC144048549 gene encoding uncharacterized protein LOC144048549, which translates into the protein MASYKENERQGKRKAVDENNFVLYVQDVEQAIGCQEELLPELQEVSPSLMHDDLQSTHVKGEDGDPQHRHVKDKDDLWFPYVKVETEDLLHLHIKEEEEGPQSPVMKEEEEEADISKLPLTVVLVKSEDEDDKEFERSQFHHDSPSLDRCGGPAPDDLLAPLSDCNDMEEPLRSDTDCEGDDKRLNCFENETTLGNMETSQILKKCLTSSVCVEKQHSVGHTGEKPFSCSVCGATLSRKRSLEKHMRKHTGGKPFSCSTCGKTFSHKETMVTHMRSHTGENPFRCSVCGKAFSRKEHVELHMRTHTGEKPFCCSICNKRFTLKPNMEKHMRTHTGEKTFCCLLCDKTFSHKSHVVLHMRIHTGEKPFSCSICSKTFTQKSSMVRHMRTHTGERPFHCSLCAKTFSHKSHMVLHMRMHTGEKPFGCSTCGQTFSRKTNMVTHMRSHTGEKPFNCSTCGKTFSRKLNMVSHMRTHT